In Streptomyces sp. ALI-76-A, the genomic window GGCTGGTTCTCCTGGGACGGCTACCGCTGGAAGCGCACCGGCGGCGAGAAAGCCGCCCTGTGGGCCGCGGGCGAGATGGCCGAGGACATGCCCGACACCGACCCGCGGGGCGTGTTCAGCGACCGTGAGCTCCACGTGCACAAGAAGCGCACCCTGTCGACGACCGGCATGAAGGCCCTCCTCACTCAGGCCAAGGCATCCCCGGACCTGTCCGTCGACCCCGACACCCTCGACGGCGATCCCTACGCCCTGTGCACCCCGGGCGGTGTCGTCGACCTGAACACCGGTCTGATGCGCAAGCCCGACCCCACCCGGGACTTCCACTCCCGCGCCACCAGCGTCGCCCCCCAGCAGATCGAGACCCCGCGCTGGCACCGCTTCCTGCATGACACCTTCGGCGACGACGCCGAGGGGCAGGAGATGATCGACTTCCTGCACCTGCTGCTGGGCTACTCCATCACCGGCGATGTCGGCGCTCAGGTCCTGCCCTTCCTCCACGGCCACGGGAAGAACGGCAAGAGCGTCCTCCTCGACACCATGATCCAGATTCTGGGCGACTACGCGGACGCGGCTCCGCCCGGATTCCTCATGGACCGCGGCGCGTTCTCCGAGCACTCCACCGAACTCACCGAACTCCATGGCCGCCGTCTCATCGTCTGTAGTGAACTCAAGCCCAACGACAAGTTCGACGAGGCCCGTGTCCGGCTCCTGACCGGCGGAGACAAGATCAAGGCCCGCCGGATGCGGCAGGACTACTTCTCCTTCAGCCCCACCCACCACCTGTGGCTGCTCGGCAACCACAGGCCGGAGGTCTCCACCGGGGGTTTCGCGTTCTGGCGCCGTATCCGCCTGCTGCCCTTCGAACGCACCGTCCCCGACCACCGCAAGATCGACAACCTGGCCTTCGAACTCGTCCGCGACGAAGGCCCCGGCATCTTGCAGTGGCTCATCGAAGGCGCCCGCCGCTACCTCGCCACCCGCGACAACCTCGAGGGACCCGACCGCGTCCGCATCGCCACCACCGCCTACGCCAACACCGAAGACCACATCGGCCGGTTCCTCACCGAATGCTGCACCCGCGATCTCGAGGGCCAGCCCGACCTGCGCGTCGAACAGGGCCTCCTGTACACCACGTACGCCTCCTGGTGCAGCGCCGGGGAAGGCATCCGTCCCGCCGGTGCCCGCGCCTTCGCGACCCGGGTCCGGCAGGAAGTGGGCCTGGCCTCGCCCGCCGACATGATCAAATCCAACGGCCGCAAGTACTACCCCGGCCTCGCCCTGCTGGATGCATCGTCATGAACCAACCGCGTCACCACCGGAGCCGACCGCCCGGCACCCAGGTGCCCCTGCACACTCCCACCCACCCGGCCTACCATGACCTTGCGGGGTCGGGCTCCACCACGGGCAGCGGACCACAGCACGAGACCGACCGCCGTCCGGCCCGGCACACACAGAAGGGGCAGCAGCCATGAGCTCGCTACTGACCGAGGGCGATCTCACCCACGAAGCGCAC contains:
- a CDS encoding phage/plasmid primase, P4 family, which translates into the protein MSSAETPRFDATAAAQQMLDLEQTDHQPPALPAQAHTSPLPTPSWALPAPLPTSLTDRGNAKLFVKLYRDQFRHVEGLGWFSWDGYRWKRTGGEKAALWAAGEMAEDMPDTDPRGVFSDRELHVHKKRTLSTTGMKALLTQAKASPDLSVDPDTLDGDPYALCTPGGVVDLNTGLMRKPDPTRDFHSRATSVAPQQIETPRWHRFLHDTFGDDAEGQEMIDFLHLLLGYSITGDVGAQVLPFLHGHGKNGKSVLLDTMIQILGDYADAAPPGFLMDRGAFSEHSTELTELHGRRLIVCSELKPNDKFDEARVRLLTGGDKIKARRMRQDYFSFSPTHHLWLLGNHRPEVSTGGFAFWRRIRLLPFERTVPDHRKIDNLAFELVRDEGPGILQWLIEGARRYLATRDNLEGPDRVRIATTAYANTEDHIGRFLTECCTRDLEGQPDLRVEQGLLYTTYASWCSAGEGIRPAGARAFATRVRQEVGLASPADMIKSNGRKYYPGLALLDASS